Below is a window of Perca flavescens isolate YP-PL-M2 chromosome 12, PFLA_1.0, whole genome shotgun sequence DNA.
ACCGCCAGGTATTTGGACAGGTGGTCTACTGTAGCGTTACCGGACGTCTTAATGTAGCGAGGGACAAACTCCACACTGTAGACGcacacaaacattcaaacaGGCGGGGGGGAAAACAGGCACAGTTAATGAGTACATAGCAACCACACATGGTAGTGTTTAGGTGCTCGAGACTTATTTTTTATGGACTCTAATGCTGTTTTGAAGTGCTTTGTTTTACAATATGTTGCTGGAAGGGTTCTTACTTATCTCACAAAAGTGTAGACAAAACAACATGCAATTACAATACATAACAGCTGAAGAATGGCTCTTTTTTTGGTGCACTTTTGTCAAAAAACATTTGCTTTAAAATAAAGCTACCGGTActagtggccgggttagctcagttggtagagcaggcgcacatatagaGAGGTTTACTCTTGGACTCtgccctgtggccctttgctgcatgtcattcccccctctctccctacAATAAATTGTAGCTACTATATTTTATCTATCACATTTGGTCTAGCTTACATTAAACATGACCAAAATACCAGCTCAATCAATATGTGGTGGCCAATgttgatattgtgtgtgtgggaaacTGCGAGCTGTATTTGCGGGTGACATTACCTGTTGTGACCGTCATCCTTCTCCATCAGGGTGGGATGTGGCCTAAACACCAGTTCTATTTCGCTGGCACCGCCATCGATCACAGAGTCCCCGCCCCCATTCTCCGCAGCGTTGTCCATGTCTAGACCGCTGTCATCACTCGTCTTGGTGCGCTTAATGCTCGGACCTGCCTCCTGGGGGAATGTTCAAAAACGTGGTTATTTCTAcaacaggggtcaccaaccttttctaaactgagagctacttaatgggtattgagtcatacgaagggctaccagtttgatactctcttctgaaataacaaatgtgctcagtttgcctttagttatatatgactattaatgattagtgatagttatatatgattattaataattaatgatactcatctatgtgaagacactgatcatgttaatgatttctcacaataattatcaacgacgacttaacaaggtgggaaactgATAATATCAATGttcaatttcatttttagaacaggcctgagggctactcatgtggtccttgggggctacctggtgcccgcgggcaccttgttggtgacccctgttcTACAATATCCAAAAAACACACCAGGAAGAGAAGTGTGCTTTTAAACGCAGTCTGATTCCTAATTCAAGTTTgctttagggctgggcgatatggagaaaatcggatatcacgatattcttgaccaaatacctcgatatatcgatattgcggcgattattctagggttgacaactGGTGCTTAAACGAAATAtgttcacacttagattttagataaataatcatcagtaatgtggacatactgtaataggcaaataatagaacagctagagcagtctggtaagttcagaaaagtacatcactttactgtaatacagtcTTTAAAACCATTAAAAGACAGCaattatgtcatatcacgatattacgatatccaaaatctaagacgatatctattCTTATATCACGagatcgatataatatcgatatattgggGAGGATGAAGCATCTAAGCCACTGTTGTATATGGTTTCAATGGTGCTGCGCTATGCTAAACAGGTCTCTTGAGAATGAGTCCCCGTGTCTCAATGAGATTACATGTATAcacaaaaaggtaaaataaataaaagaataaaagagagaaagtCGCAGatttttcaacccttctgatgCGAGTAATCCAGCTGAGTTTTACTGGTGGGTAAACGCGGATCTCCAGAGACTGATGCCGTTTGTCAGCATGTGCGGCAGTACAGAGAGCTGGTTGACaatctgcaaactttcccttaagctACCAGCTAACGCAAGCGCTAGCTAGCTTGCTTGGTTGGCGGAACAAGACATTTCTAGGCGACCAAGGTGTTCCAaataactttgatgaagtgaaaaacacagtgatgagggtcaaagtttaagataaaaacatggagaacatccaaaaacaagttcaggtctgttttaatgtacacagtgtcatgctaatggtgcgttctttttgtcttgtaatcgcgactagtagcttgagtgcgacgtcacatccgtgtcgaaaaacgaataaccgcggggttgttgcgttctttttgtcacacaatacgacgactctttttgcaacttctggttcgtaactccggaaaacgactcgtaaatcgacttcggtggacaaaaagaacgcaccataagccTTGGTCATGATTGAGAGGTCAGTGTGTAGCCACGCCCCTAAAGCAACCGggacacaaaatgcattcatACTGTTACGAAGTGTTAAACATCATAGACAGCAGCATACCTGGTTGCTGTGGACAGACGCGTTGCTACAGTGGGAGGAGTCTCCGTTGTCCTCAGCTCCGCTACCATTCTCCACTGTGTGTCTCTTACCGCGCTGCAGTCTGACAGAAACAAACGCAAATTCAATTTCTTAGAGTAGACAGgagttttttgtgtttgcattGGCATTGTTTGTTGACATGACTGTTTACCTGGTCATAGCCTGTATCTTCAGCCCCTCCTCTATGCTGTGGGACAGGGCTTGCTGGTTGTTGTGTTTGCTAATGCGAGCCAACACTCTCTCTTGGTGGGCTTCGTACTCGTCTCGGCTGGGATAAATCTTGCCTGTAACGGGATAAGTTGATGAGAAACTAAATGCGAGAATATTCCGAACACAGCATTTTGACTCACAATTTTCAGTTAATCCAGATTGTTTTGTGTAGCGATTAAACCTACTTTAACCTTGTTGTAGTTACTTACTAATCAGAGCGTCGAAATTAGGGTCTGGACGCAACGACCTCTTGGACACCAGCTTCTTACGACAGGTAGGACACTCTTTATTACTGCAAAGACAGGGAGGACACACATTTGGAAAggttcaaattcagtttttaatcagattttttattttttttcctttactgTACGTCGATTGTTCAAGAAGGACCATTTTAAGAGATGCATGAACAAatgtgaacctatcctttaaaCAATAATGCTGTATCAAACAggtcatttgtgtgtgtttgtgctccaGTATATCACCATCACCTTGAGACTTTGAGCGACATTAGCTTCCACCACTAGTGGTCGAATAAAATAGTGACCAGATTTCTCCTGTCTgagggcgctttcacacctgcctcgttTAGTCCGGTTGAATCGCACTAGAGTTCGTTTGTCCCGCTGGTGTGGTTCGTCAGGGCAGGTGAGAACGCGGCATTCGCACTCGGGTGagcaccaaaagcggaccaaacaagcgtaccgagacctgcttgaagaggtggtctcggtacgctttcaaTCCAACTCTGGAGCGCttcgtttgtggtgagaacgtgatctgTATTCGAACCGCACCAACTATACGTACTCCGCAAGTCTCAGCTAacgtctcctgtagtcaggtgtgttcagcaatcagcgatgcagcagagcagcaaactgtagcagctcgCAGTCtttctatcacagaaatagactgcgGTCAAGCTTGCCGTCCGACACTCgtatctccgtggtcaaaccagctgccGCTAAAATTGGAGACAAAGTctcggtgaccagagcagacgtagtaacGTCTCTTACGAAACAATGTCTGATCAatttaatgaaatgagctggtttgaccatggagatgcaagaaatatgcactagtccagaacacaggaccttcttcctgtatttactttcttgctcccgcccccagaCACATCCAACCAATAAGAGGAGTGGACTTTCTTGCGTGATTTGTAATGGCGCATTTTGGTACTCctggatttttccaggtgtgaaaccaaaccaaaacaaacGGAGGGCAAAacgctccaagtttacaaactcaccaactgattcggaccaaagcaaacgaactacaggtgtgaaaatgcCCTGACTGTGGAGACCTTGTGGAGACCTTGTCTGACTGTGGAGACCTTGTCTGACTGTGGAGACCTTGTCT
It encodes the following:
- the rnf2 gene encoding E3 ubiquitin-protein ligase RING2 isoform X1, producing the protein MTQTVQTNGVQPLSKTWELSLYELQRTPQAQEAITDGLEIAVSPRSLHSELMCPICLDMLKNTMTTKECLHRFCADCIITALRSGNKECPTCRKKLVSKRSLRPDPNFDALISKIYPSRDEYEAHQERVLARISKHNNQQALSHSIEEGLKIQAMTRLQRGKRHTVENGSGAEDNGDSSHCSNASVHSNQEAGPSIKRTKTSDDSGLDMDNAAENGGGDSVIDGGASEIELVFRPHPTLMEKDDGHNSVEFVPRYIKTSGNATVDHLSKYLAVRLALEELRRNAEASPVNVEAASEKQYTIYIPTAGNQFTVLNGSFSLELVSEKYWKVNKPMELYFAPTKEHK
- the rnf2 gene encoding E3 ubiquitin-protein ligase RING2 isoform X2; the protein is MTQTVQTNGVQPLSKTWELSLYELQRTPQEAITDGLEIAVSPRSLHSELMCPICLDMLKNTMTTKECLHRFCADCIITALRSGNKECPTCRKKLVSKRSLRPDPNFDALISKIYPSRDEYEAHQERVLARISKHNNQQALSHSIEEGLKIQAMTRLQRGKRHTVENGSGAEDNGDSSHCSNASVHSNQEAGPSIKRTKTSDDSGLDMDNAAENGGGDSVIDGGASEIELVFRPHPTLMEKDDGHNSVEFVPRYIKTSGNATVDHLSKYLAVRLALEELRRNAEASPVNVEAASEKQYTIYIPTAGNQFTVLNGSFSLELVSEKYWKVNKPMELYFAPTKEHK